A window from Streptomyces sp. NBC_00271 encodes these proteins:
- a CDS encoding phytanoyl-CoA dioxygenase family protein: protein MSPTAAGARTWLTEADCDLEVFRSLVEQRTDPADHPSAERVEQNVPLYDSDRLRSLAISPEGRRSVQDELVRALSDGPGIVVLKGAFPDAAVVDAASEAFRALIEEERASGTARGDHFAKPGANDRVWNALDKVAVRAPEVFADYYANDMLELIAEAWLGPAYQVTSQVNVVNPGGVAQNVHRDYHLGFLSQERAATYPAHVHRLSPVLTLQGAVAHCAMPVESGPTLYLPHSQKFEPGYLAWRLPRFVEYFDAHHVQLPLEKGDAVFFNPALFHAAGHNRSADIRRMANLLQISSAFGRAMESVDREAMANALFPVLLRRKSEGVSEDWLRRVIAATAEGYPFPTNLDLDPPVDGLAPPSQADTLRRAVAEDWDPERLRQELQAATKRRQS from the coding sequence ATGTCTCCCACAGCCGCAGGAGCGCGGACTTGGCTGACCGAGGCGGACTGCGATCTCGAGGTGTTCCGCTCGCTCGTGGAGCAGCGCACCGACCCCGCCGACCACCCCTCGGCCGAGCGGGTCGAACAGAACGTCCCGCTGTACGACAGCGATCGGCTCCGCTCTCTGGCGATCTCCCCGGAGGGCCGCCGGAGCGTGCAGGACGAGTTGGTCCGGGCTCTGTCGGACGGGCCGGGCATCGTGGTCCTCAAGGGCGCCTTCCCGGACGCGGCCGTGGTGGACGCGGCGTCCGAGGCCTTCCGCGCGCTGATCGAGGAGGAGCGCGCGAGCGGCACGGCCCGCGGCGACCACTTCGCCAAGCCCGGCGCGAACGACCGCGTCTGGAACGCCCTGGACAAGGTGGCCGTACGGGCGCCCGAGGTGTTCGCCGACTACTACGCCAACGACATGCTGGAGCTGATCGCCGAGGCCTGGCTCGGCCCCGCCTACCAGGTCACCTCACAGGTCAACGTGGTCAACCCGGGCGGAGTGGCGCAGAACGTCCACCGCGACTACCACCTCGGCTTCCTCTCCCAGGAGCGCGCCGCGACATACCCGGCGCACGTCCACCGGCTCTCGCCGGTGCTGACCCTGCAGGGCGCGGTGGCCCACTGCGCCATGCCCGTCGAGTCCGGCCCGACCCTCTACCTGCCGCACTCGCAGAAATTCGAGCCCGGCTATCTCGCCTGGCGACTCCCGCGGTTCGTCGAGTACTTCGACGCCCATCACGTCCAACTCCCCCTGGAGAAGGGCGACGCGGTCTTCTTCAACCCGGCACTCTTCCACGCCGCCGGGCACAACCGTTCGGCGGACATCAGGCGCATGGCCAATCTGTTGCAGATCTCCTCCGCCTTCGGCCGCGCCATGGAGTCGGTGGACCGCGAGGCGATGGCGAACGCGCTGTTCCCGGTGCTGCTGCGCCGTAAGTCCGAGGGCGTCTCGGAGGACTGGCTGCGCCGCGTGATCGCGGCCACCGCCGAGGGCTACCCCTTCCCCACCAACCTCGACCTCGACCCGCCGGTGGACGGTCTCGCCCCGCCGTCCCAGGCGGACACCCTCCGGCGGGCCGTCGCCGAGGACTGGGACCCCGAGCGGCTGCGCCAGGAACTGCAGGCGGCCACCAAGCGCCGCCAGAGCTGA
- a CDS encoding AzlC family ABC transporter permease has protein sequence MHHDVPSRAATPEAAPAAARAPAERRRQITLGVRDSFSAGFGIFPLGIALGLLIMQAGLPWWLAPALSLAAFAGSLELLLVGMMATVTPLAAVALTVLVVNFRHVFYAFSFPLHLVKHPVAKAYAVYAMIDEAYAVNASLPEAERSAPRLLAMQIACETYWVGGGLVGVALGAALPAPIKGLEFALCALFTVLTLDAFRSRSELPSVLLAGAGAALALVLTPGHALFTALLMFVGLLLVRHTLTTRRPAQETIDA, from the coding sequence ATGCACCACGACGTTCCGTCCCGCGCGGCCACACCGGAAGCCGCCCCGGCCGCGGCCCGGGCTCCCGCCGAGCGGCGCCGGCAGATCACCCTGGGAGTCCGCGACTCCTTCTCCGCAGGCTTCGGGATCTTCCCCCTGGGTATCGCTCTCGGCCTGCTGATCATGCAGGCCGGCCTGCCCTGGTGGCTCGCCCCCGCGCTGTCCCTGGCCGCGTTCGCCGGCTCCCTGGAGCTGCTGCTGGTCGGCATGATGGCCACCGTCACCCCCCTGGCCGCGGTCGCGCTGACCGTCCTCGTGGTCAACTTCCGGCACGTCTTCTACGCCTTCTCCTTCCCCCTCCACCTGGTCAAGCACCCCGTCGCGAAGGCCTACGCCGTCTACGCCATGATCGACGAGGCCTACGCCGTCAACGCCTCCCTGCCCGAGGCGGAACGCTCGGCGCCCCGGCTGCTGGCGATGCAGATCGCCTGCGAGACCTACTGGGTCGGCGGCGGTCTGGTCGGGGTCGCTCTCGGCGCCGCGCTGCCCGCGCCGATCAAGGGCCTGGAGTTCGCCCTGTGCGCCCTGTTCACCGTGCTCACCCTGGACGCGTTCCGCTCCCGCAGCGAACTCCCCTCCGTCCTGCTCGCCGGCGCCGGCGCCGCGCTCGCGCTCGTACTGACCCCGGGTCACGCCCTGTTCACCGCGCTGCTGATGTTCGTCGGCCTGCTCCTGGTGCGCCACACGCTCACCACGCGCCGACCCGCCCAGGAGACCATCGATGCCTAG
- a CDS encoding thioesterase family protein produces MNTGAPVPDSYYERIDEHRYKPTAHAGGAWDPDEQHFSPLGGLVVHAIDRHLAGRPDTGLVLARISYDILGRPALDECEIRVETIRPGRTIELLEAVVLIADRPVVRARAWLLATVDTSAVAGGPDDRLTPPQALTPWPMASVWPGGYIASLDVRPLAPPQAGRTTAWISTRHALVADEPSSTLASYLTLVDTANGIAVRQPPTVWMYPNVDLTVHLHRRPEGPWTGLDTTVTFGPTGQGLTSTVLHDLNGPVGHAQQILTVRPVPGR; encoded by the coding sequence TTGAACACCGGCGCCCCGGTCCCCGACAGCTACTACGAGCGCATCGACGAGCACCGTTACAAGCCGACCGCCCACGCGGGCGGAGCCTGGGACCCCGACGAACAGCACTTCAGCCCGCTCGGCGGCCTCGTCGTCCATGCCATCGACCGTCATCTGGCCGGCCGACCGGACACCGGTCTGGTCCTGGCCCGGATCAGCTACGACATCCTGGGCCGCCCCGCCCTCGACGAGTGCGAGATCCGGGTGGAGACCATCCGCCCGGGCCGCACCATCGAGTTGCTCGAAGCCGTCGTGCTCATCGCCGACCGGCCCGTGGTCCGTGCCCGTGCCTGGCTCCTCGCCACCGTCGACACCTCCGCCGTCGCCGGCGGCCCCGACGACCGGCTGACCCCACCCCAGGCGCTCACCCCGTGGCCGATGGCCTCGGTGTGGCCGGGCGGATACATCGCCTCCCTGGACGTCCGCCCGCTCGCACCACCCCAGGCGGGCCGTACGACCGCCTGGATCTCCACCCGCCACGCCCTGGTCGCCGACGAGCCCAGCAGCACGCTCGCGTCCTACCTCACCCTCGTCGACACCGCCAACGGCATCGCCGTACGACAGCCGCCCACCGTCTGGATGTACCCCAACGTCGACCTGACGGTCCACCTCCACCGCCGGCCCGAGGGCCCCTGGACCGGCCTGGACACCACGGTCACGTTCGGCCCCACCGGCCAGGGCCTCACCAGCACCGTCCTGCACGACCTCAACGGCCCGGTCGGACACGCGCAACAGATCCTCACCGTCCGCCCCGTACCGGGCCGGTGA
- a CDS encoding branched-chain amino acid transporter permease, with protein sequence MPSTSYLVTVLAIVFVLTFALRALPFAVLRTLRGSALVRQLSVWMPVGILAILAVTALHGTITRDPHGTGYALLAVAVTIGVHLAFGRRTILSVGIGTAVYVVLLNTL encoded by the coding sequence ATGCCTAGCACCTCGTATCTCGTCACCGTCCTGGCGATCGTCTTCGTTCTCACCTTCGCCCTGCGCGCCCTGCCGTTCGCGGTCCTGCGCACCCTGCGCGGCTCGGCGCTGGTGCGGCAACTGTCCGTGTGGATGCCGGTCGGCATCCTCGCGATCCTCGCCGTGACGGCCCTGCACGGCACGATCACGCGGGACCCGCACGGAACGGGGTACGCACTGCTCGCGGTCGCCGTCACCATCGGTGTCCACCTGGCCTTCGGCCGCCGCACGATCCTGAGCGTGGGTATCGGCACCGCCGTCTACGTCGTCCTGCTCAATACTCTGTGA
- a CDS encoding transposase, with amino-acid sequence MCRTLLDSIDFLSGQIDALTVRTTQAVEELPCPDPSGGSRPGAGADLVAKLVTIPGVGVRTAQILLAELGPDMTVFPTADHLVSWAKFAPRTMQSGGKNTSGPTGKGNPWIKGAIGEAALSASRSNTFLGARYKRIVKRRGRKRALVAIGHSLLVVVWHLLNEPETPYTDLGSDYHQHLVDPTRRTRDLVRQLKALGHDVTLTPAA; translated from the coding sequence TTGTGCCGGACGTTACTGGACAGCATCGACTTCCTCAGCGGCCAGATCGACGCACTGACCGTGCGGACCACCCAGGCCGTCGAGGAACTGCCGTGCCCAGATCCGAGCGGTGGCAGCCGGCCCGGTGCCGGGGCGGACCTGGTGGCGAAGCTGGTCACCATCCCGGGCGTCGGGGTGCGGACCGCCCAGATACTGCTCGCCGAACTCGGCCCGGACATGACTGTCTTCCCCACCGCCGACCATCTCGTCTCGTGGGCGAAGTTCGCGCCACGGACCATGCAGTCGGGAGGCAAGAACACGTCCGGCCCCACGGGCAAGGGCAACCCGTGGATCAAGGGTGCCATCGGTGAGGCTGCGCTGTCCGCCTCCCGGTCCAACACCTTCCTCGGCGCCCGCTACAAGCGCATCGTCAAGCGCCGCGGCCGCAAGAGAGCCCTGGTCGCCATCGGCCATTCACTCCTGGTCGTCGTCTGGCACCTGCTCAACGAACCCGAGACTCCGTACACCGACCTCGGCTCCGACTACCACCAGCACCTCGTCGACCCCACCCGTCGAACCCGCGACCTGGTCCGTCAGCTCAAAGCCCTCGGCCACGACGTCACCCTCACGCCGGCAGCCTGA
- a CDS encoding NADPH:quinone reductase: MLASWYDEQGPAAAVLGVGELPDPEPGPGEVRVRVTVSGVNPGDTKKRRGWLGSSMPYPRVIPHSDAAGVVDAVGDGVDARRVGQRVWVHGAQSYRPFGTAAQYTVVPEDLAVRLPDHLGDELGASLGIPGITAHRTVFGDGPVEGRTVLVHGVLGGVGSLAAQLARWGGATVLATVRRGDDLDRVDPAVVSHAVALDSADPAAAIRTYTPQGVDRIIEVALSDNADLDTAVAATDAVIAAYATRADRTEIPFWPLLFKNVTLRLLGSDDFPAEARRQAARDLTAAAAVGALTVDVGDRYPLEDIAKAHDRVDAGGRGRVLVTIPH; encoded by the coding sequence GTGCTTGCGTCCTGGTACGACGAACAAGGCCCGGCCGCGGCCGTGCTGGGGGTCGGCGAACTCCCCGACCCCGAGCCCGGCCCCGGTGAGGTTCGAGTCCGTGTCACCGTGTCGGGGGTGAATCCCGGAGACACGAAGAAGCGGCGCGGATGGCTCGGCTCGTCGATGCCGTATCCGCGGGTGATTCCGCACAGCGATGCCGCCGGGGTGGTCGATGCCGTGGGGGACGGTGTCGACGCGCGCCGGGTCGGACAGCGGGTCTGGGTCCACGGCGCCCAGTCGTACCGGCCCTTCGGCACCGCCGCCCAGTACACCGTCGTACCCGAGGACCTGGCCGTTCGGCTGCCCGACCACCTCGGCGACGAACTCGGCGCGAGCCTGGGCATTCCCGGGATCACCGCGCACCGGACCGTGTTCGGCGACGGGCCGGTGGAGGGGAGGACCGTGCTGGTGCACGGAGTGCTCGGCGGGGTCGGCTCGCTGGCCGCTCAGCTCGCCCGCTGGGGCGGAGCCACCGTGCTCGCCACCGTCCGCCGCGGCGACGACCTGGACCGCGTCGACCCGGCGGTCGTGTCCCACGCCGTCGCCCTCGACTCCGCCGACCCGGCGGCGGCAATCCGCACGTACACGCCCCAGGGCGTGGACCGCATCATCGAAGTGGCACTCTCCGACAACGCCGACCTGGACACCGCCGTCGCCGCGACGGACGCGGTCATCGCCGCCTACGCCACCCGGGCCGACCGGACCGAAATCCCCTTCTGGCCGCTGCTGTTCAAGAACGTCACCCTGCGGCTGCTCGGCAGCGACGACTTCCCCGCCGAGGCCCGACGCCAGGCCGCCCGCGACCTCACCGCCGCGGCCGCCGTGGGCGCGCTCACCGTCGACGTCGGCGACCGCTACCCGCTGGAGGACATCGCCAAGGCCCACGACCGCGTCGACGCCGGCGGCCGGGGCAGGGTGCTGGTGACCATCCCCCACTGA
- a CDS encoding multicopper oxidase domain-containing protein, translated as MHCHVLNHEDAGMMAVLQIDK; from the coding sequence CTGCACTGCCACGTCCTCAACCACGAGGACGCGGGGATGATGGCGGTACTCCAGATCGACAAGTGA
- a CDS encoding Lrp/AsnC family transcriptional regulator, whose protein sequence is MGLTTGPCLRRVQRLEADGVIRGYRAVIDPVAVGRSFEVLIDLSLEAQDAETVERFEQTMAQAEEVIELRRLFGSPDYFVRVAVADLSAYEAFLSGHVMTIPRIKNVTSHFTMKVVKTA, encoded by the coding sequence GTGGGGCTCACGACAGGGCCCTGCCTGCGGCGCGTGCAGCGGCTGGAGGCCGACGGTGTCATCCGCGGTTACCGGGCCGTCATCGACCCCGTTGCCGTGGGTCGCTCCTTCGAGGTGCTCATCGACCTCAGTCTCGAAGCCCAGGACGCGGAGACGGTCGAGCGCTTCGAGCAGACCATGGCGCAGGCCGAGGAGGTCATCGAGCTGAGGAGACTGTTCGGCAGCCCGGACTACTTCGTGCGCGTGGCGGTCGCGGACCTGTCCGCCTACGAGGCCTTCCTCAGCGGGCACGTGATGACCATCCCGCGGATCAAGAACGTCACCTCACACTTCACGATGAAGGTGGTGAAGACGGCCTGA
- a CDS encoding PIG-L family deacetylase — protein MSVPSLLAVFAHPDDESLSAGGVLACHAAAGARTAVVTATWAADTPRAAELAEALRILGAGKPRMLGYADARVPQSAPGCVRFCDAPLDEAVRRLVTHIRAFRPDIMVTHDAYGGLPGHPDHVHTHRVTVLAAQAAGLGQLYPDAGAPWQPRALYLATHPHSAVPALRDVIGARKTVYSVPDEQVTATVDVGPWMERKIAAVLAHRSEVERGALPGVIAGLSPEARERLFATEWYIRHVPMTAAPAQRELTA, from the coding sequence GTGTCCGTGCCGAGCCTGCTCGCGGTTTTCGCGCACCCGGACGACGAGTCACTGTCGGCCGGCGGGGTGCTCGCCTGTCACGCAGCTGCGGGTGCGCGCACCGCGGTTGTCACGGCGACCTGGGCCGCGGACACCCCGCGGGCCGCGGAGTTGGCCGAGGCGCTGCGGATCCTCGGCGCCGGCAAACCGCGGATGCTCGGCTACGCCGATGCGCGTGTACCGCAGTCGGCCCCGGGCTGTGTGCGGTTCTGCGATGCGCCGCTCGACGAGGCGGTGCGGCGGTTGGTGACGCACATCCGCGCATTCCGCCCGGACATCATGGTCACCCATGACGCCTACGGCGGGCTGCCCGGTCACCCGGACCACGTCCACACCCATCGGGTGACCGTGCTCGCCGCCCAAGCGGCAGGGCTTGGGCAGCTCTACCCCGATGCCGGTGCCCCCTGGCAGCCGCGTGCCCTCTACCTGGCCACGCACCCGCACTCGGCCGTGCCGGCGCTGAGAGACGTGATCGGTGCGCGCAAGACGGTGTACAGCGTTCCGGACGAACAGGTCACCGCGACTGTCGATGTCGGCCCCTGGATGGAACGGAAGATCGCCGCCGTACTGGCGCACCGCTCCGAGGTCGAGCGGGGAGCTCTGCCTGGGGTGATCGCCGGTCTCTCGCCGGAGGCACGGGAGCGGCTGTTCGCCACCGAGTGGTACATCCGCCACGTCCCCATGACCGCGGCCCCGGCCCAGAGGGAACTGACCGCCTGA
- a CDS encoding LacI family DNA-binding transcriptional regulator produces MRHRYPIREIARQAGLSTATVDRVLNERGNVTESTVREVHEAIKDLDRQQSQVRLGGRTFMIDIVMQTPERFSTAVRDALEAELPSLHPALVRSRFHFRETCPPAELIATLDKIAKRGTQGVILKAPDEPEIAAAVGRLVAAGIPVVTLVTDLPHSARLAYVGIDNRAAGATAAYLLGQWLGKRPGNVLTTISRGSFRGEEEREMGFRSAMRLADPRRSLVEVTDSDGLDATQHDLVLEALKRDEDIIAVYSAGGGNLATLDAFDALGRACEAFIAHDLDHDNTRLLRERRLSAVLHHDLRQDMRRACQIIMRAHKALPDDGPSLPSAIQVVTPFNMPPGAPSMPVAD; encoded by the coding sequence ATGCGACACCGCTACCCGATCAGGGAAATCGCCCGGCAGGCCGGACTGAGTACGGCCACGGTCGACCGCGTCCTCAACGAGCGGGGCAACGTGACGGAGAGCACCGTCAGGGAGGTGCACGAAGCCATCAAGGACCTGGACCGCCAGCAGAGCCAGGTCCGGCTCGGTGGCCGCACCTTCATGATCGACATCGTGATGCAGACTCCGGAGCGGTTCTCCACCGCGGTACGGGACGCACTCGAAGCCGAACTGCCCTCCCTGCATCCCGCTCTCGTACGTTCGCGCTTCCACTTCCGCGAGACCTGCCCTCCCGCCGAACTGATCGCCACCCTGGACAAGATCGCGAAGCGCGGTACGCAGGGCGTGATCCTCAAGGCCCCCGACGAGCCGGAGATCGCGGCCGCGGTCGGTCGGCTGGTCGCGGCCGGCATCCCCGTCGTCACCCTGGTGACCGACCTGCCCCACAGCGCACGCCTGGCGTACGTCGGCATCGACAACCGGGCGGCCGGGGCCACCGCCGCCTACCTCCTCGGACAGTGGCTGGGCAAGCGGCCCGGCAACGTGCTCACCACCATCAGCCGGGGCTCCTTCCGGGGCGAGGAGGAACGCGAGATGGGCTTCCGCAGCGCGATGCGCCTCGCCGACCCCAGACGATCCCTGGTGGAGGTCACCGACAGCGACGGCCTGGACGCCACCCAGCACGATCTCGTCCTGGAGGCACTGAAGCGGGACGAGGACATCATCGCCGTCTACTCCGCGGGCGGGGGAAACCTCGCCACCCTCGACGCCTTCGACGCGCTCGGGCGGGCATGCGAGGCGTTCATCGCCCACGACCTCGACCACGACAACACCCGCCTGCTGCGCGAGCGTCGCCTGTCCGCGGTCCTCCACCATGACCTGCGCCAGGACATGCGCCGCGCCTGTCAGATCATCATGCGCGCCCACAAGGCACTCCCCGACGACGGACCGTCGCTGCCCTCGGCCATCCAGGTGGTCACGCCGTTCAACATGCCACCGGGTGCTCCGTCCATGCCGGTCGCCGACTGA
- a CDS encoding Gfo/Idh/MocA family protein has translation MTDEPLRIGVLGAARIAELSIVGPARTTGHRLVAVAARDRDRAEAFAATHGVERVADSYAELVADPEIEVVYNPLANSLHGPWNLAALQAGKHVLTEKPSASNTEEAAQVHEAVAKAGTVFMEGFHYLFYPVTRRLHELLDSGELGDLRHVETMVAMPAPPDDDVRWQLPLAGGALMDLGCYSLHAQRMLVPWAGGAPRLVAARGGEKGQAAGVDEWLDVDLEFPGGATGSARCHMAHDTWQMSCRVVGSRGEATAVNFVQPHLDDRVVVRTAAGERTEELGRRSSYTYQLEAFAAHLRRGTPLTLDADDALTTMRLIDDSYRAAGFPVRPRTVLPAAA, from the coding sequence ATGACGGACGAACCCCTGCGGATCGGAGTCCTGGGCGCGGCCCGGATCGCCGAGCTGTCGATCGTGGGACCGGCCCGGACGACCGGCCACCGCCTGGTCGCGGTGGCCGCCCGCGACCGCGACCGTGCCGAGGCCTTCGCTGCCACGCACGGCGTGGAGCGGGTGGCGGACTCCTACGCCGAGCTCGTCGCCGACCCGGAGATCGAGGTCGTCTACAACCCGTTGGCCAACAGTCTGCACGGGCCGTGGAACCTGGCCGCGCTCCAGGCCGGCAAGCACGTCCTCACCGAGAAGCCGTCCGCGAGCAACACGGAGGAGGCGGCCCAGGTCCACGAGGCCGTCGCCAAGGCGGGCACGGTGTTCATGGAGGGCTTCCACTACCTGTTCTACCCGGTCACCCGGCGCCTGCACGAGCTGCTGGACAGCGGGGAGTTGGGCGACCTCCGGCACGTGGAGACCATGGTCGCCATGCCCGCGCCGCCTGACGACGACGTACGGTGGCAACTCCCGTTGGCGGGCGGTGCGTTGATGGACCTCGGGTGCTACAGCCTGCACGCCCAGCGCATGCTCGTGCCGTGGGCGGGTGGGGCGCCCCGGCTGGTCGCCGCGCGCGGCGGTGAGAAGGGTCAGGCGGCGGGAGTCGACGAGTGGCTGGACGTCGATCTGGAGTTCCCGGGCGGCGCCACGGGCAGCGCCCGCTGCCACATGGCCCACGACACATGGCAGATGAGCTGCCGCGTCGTGGGCTCGCGCGGCGAAGCCACGGCGGTGAACTTCGTACAGCCGCATCTGGACGACCGGGTCGTCGTCCGTACGGCCGCCGGTGAGCGCACCGAGGAACTCGGCCGCCGGTCCTCGTACACCTACCAACTCGAGGCCTTCGCCGCCCATCTGCGGCGCGGGACGCCGCTGACGCTCGACGCCGACGACGCGCTGACCACGATGCGGCTCATCGACGACTCCTACCGGGCGGCAGGGTTCCCGGTACGGCCGCGTACGGTCCTACCGGCCGCGGCATGA
- a CDS encoding PadR family transcriptional regulator, whose amino-acid sequence MLELAILGFLAEGPLRGYELRRRVAQLSGYTRPVSEGSRYPAISRLTGAGLLERRTEPGAGAARYVLTLTEAGRAEMLKRLRKPADHEITDFTRFFTVLAFLEEPASFFYDGDRPLHTEEVPDPYRRGMLLTARATGRAERAWLREVLGEDAPEAGAARTENTPPTLEEPAS is encoded by the coding sequence ATGCTGGAACTGGCGATCCTGGGTTTCCTCGCCGAGGGGCCTCTGCGCGGGTACGAACTGCGGCGCCGCGTCGCGCAGTTGTCCGGGTACACGCGGCCGGTCAGCGAGGGCAGCCGCTACCCGGCCATCAGCCGCCTGACCGGAGCGGGCCTGCTGGAGCGGCGCACCGAGCCCGGCGCAGGGGCCGCGCGGTACGTGCTGACCCTGACCGAGGCGGGCCGTGCCGAGATGCTGAAGCGGCTGCGCAAGCCCGCCGACCACGAGATCACCGACTTCACCCGCTTCTTCACCGTCCTGGCGTTCCTGGAGGAACCGGCGAGCTTCTTCTACGACGGCGACCGGCCCCTGCACACGGAGGAGGTCCCCGACCCCTACCGGCGAGGCATGCTGCTCACCGCCCGCGCCACCGGCCGCGCCGAGCGGGCCTGGCTCCGCGAGGTCCTCGGCGAGGACGCGCCCGAGGCCGGCGCCGCGCGCACCGAGAACACTCCCCCTACGCTCGAAGAACCCGCGAGCTGA